In the Alligator mississippiensis isolate rAllMis1 chromosome 7, rAllMis1, whole genome shotgun sequence genome, one interval contains:
- the LOC132251916 gene encoding olfactory receptor 10AG1-like produces MAYDRYVAICKPLQYTLIMSRRICAQMSAFSWSFGILLAIWQFYSIFTKPFCGSNKISHFFCDIVLVMQLPSADTYTNEVVVTTLAVPIGIIPFLLILLSYVLIISSILKMPSAEGRHKAFSTCSSHLIVVSLFYGTGTVVCLQPSWAHTQGNDRFFALMYTVMTPVCNPIIYSLRNMEIKSAFKKSIGRKLFPHIKSLKGF; encoded by the coding sequence ATGGCATACGATCGATATGTTGCCATATGCAAGCCCTTGCAATACACCCTTATTATGAGTCGTAGAATCTGTGCTCAGATGTCTGCCTTTTCATGGAGTTTTGGCATTTTACTGGCTATTTGGCAATTTTATTCAATATTTACAAAGCCCTTTTGCGGGTCAAACAAAATCAGccatttcttctgtgacattGTCCTTGTGATGCAGTTGCCTTCTGCAGATACCTACACGAATGAAGTTGTTGTTACCACCCTTGCTGTGCCTATTGGAATCATCCCATTCCTGCTTATCCTCTTGTCCTATGTCCTTATTATCTCCTCTATTCTCAAGATGCCCTCAGCTGAAGGCAGACACAAAGCCTTCTCTACCTGCTCCTCACACCTCATTGTGGTTTCTCTTTTCTATGGAACAGGAACAGTTGTTTGTTTGCAACCTAGTTGGGCCCATACTCAGGGCAATGACCGGTTCTTTGCCCTAATGTATACAGTGATGACACCCGTGTGTAATCCCATTATTTACAGCCTACGGAACATGGAGATTAAAAGTGCCTTCAAAAAATCAATTGGCAGGAAACTGTTCCCTCATATCAAGTCTTTAAAAGGATTCTGA